One genomic region from Polynucleobacter sp. MWH-P3-07-1 encodes:
- the argF gene encoding ornithine carbamoyltransferase has translation MQAQNAVASSTKTSLAKPQVPGQVKHYLQFADLTREEYDYLLLRAAWLKAQFKSYETWHPLHDRTLAMIFEKHSTRTRLSFEAGIHQLGGHAVYLNTRDTQLGRGEPVEDAAQVISRMTDIIMIRTFGQEIIERFAANSRVPVINGLTNEYHPCQVLADIFTFVETRGPIQGKTVAWVGDANNMAYTWLQAAEKLDFQLRFSAPAGYQLDMSRISGNALKHLTICADPKEACKAADLVTTDVWTSMGYEEENTSRMTAFKDWIVSQELMSVAKPNAVFMHCLPAHRGEEVTAEVIDGPQSVVWEEAENRLHVQKALMEYLLCGRLD, from the coding sequence ATGCAAGCTCAAAATGCAGTAGCTAGCTCCACCAAAACTTCTCTGGCAAAACCCCAGGTCCCAGGGCAGGTCAAACACTACTTACAGTTTGCTGATCTCACTCGTGAGGAGTATGACTACCTCTTATTGAGAGCGGCTTGGCTGAAGGCGCAATTCAAAAGCTACGAGACTTGGCATCCATTACATGATCGTACGCTTGCGATGATCTTTGAGAAGCACTCTACTCGAACCCGTCTGTCTTTCGAGGCAGGCATTCATCAGCTCGGCGGACATGCGGTTTATCTCAATACCCGTGACACCCAATTGGGCCGTGGTGAACCAGTTGAAGACGCAGCCCAAGTCATTTCTCGAATGACTGACATTATTATGATTCGCACCTTCGGTCAGGAGATTATTGAGCGCTTTGCTGCAAACTCCCGTGTGCCAGTAATCAATGGCTTAACCAACGAATACCATCCATGCCAAGTGTTGGCAGATATCTTCACTTTTGTGGAGACGCGTGGCCCCATACAGGGCAAGACAGTAGCTTGGGTGGGTGATGCCAATAATATGGCTTACACCTGGTTGCAGGCTGCTGAGAAACTCGATTTCCAATTACGCTTCTCTGCCCCAGCTGGTTATCAGTTAGATATGTCTCGTATTAGTGGGAACGCTTTAAAACATCTGACCATATGCGCTGATCCTAAAGAAGCCTGTAAAGCTGCTGATCTAGTGACAACAGATGTTTGGACCAGTATGGGCTACGAAGAAGAAAATACCTCCCGTATGACTGCATTCAAAGACTGGATTGTTTCTCAAGAACTGATGTCCGTAGCAAAGCCCAATGCCGTATTTATGCATTGTTTGCCCGCGCATCGTGGTGAGGAAGTGACAGCAGAAGTGATTGATGGTCCCCAAAGCGTTGTGTGGGAAGAAGCAGAAAATCGTTTGCATGTTCAAAAAGCCTTGATGGAGTATTTGCTCTGCGGTCGTTTGGATTAA
- a CDS encoding DUF3579 domain-containing protein: MNHKKLFIQGITSSGKPFRPSDWAERLCGVMASFRPPGESGDPRFTYSPYVTPVLIAQVKCVVIDTRLGDLDPRALDFVVNFAKDNGLPIEEACEFEPQSRT, encoded by the coding sequence TTGAACCACAAAAAGCTTTTTATTCAAGGCATTACAAGCTCAGGCAAGCCCTTTAGGCCCAGCGATTGGGCTGAACGCCTGTGCGGTGTGATGGCATCCTTCAGACCCCCAGGTGAATCTGGAGACCCTCGCTTTACCTACTCACCCTACGTAACACCTGTCCTGATCGCACAAGTCAAATGCGTTGTAATCGATACTCGATTGGGAGACCTCGACCCACGCGCACTCGACTTTGTCGTGAACTTTGCCAAAGACAATGGACTGCCAATTGAAGAGGCTTGTGAGTTCGAACCTCAATCACGCACCTAG
- the rpsT gene encoding 30S ribosomal protein S20: MANTAQARKRARQAVKQNEHNSSLRSKLRTSIKTVRKAIEAGDKATAAKVFAATQATIDKIADKKIAHKNTAARQKSRLSAAIKAMAA, encoded by the coding sequence ATGGCCAATACCGCACAAGCGCGTAAACGCGCACGGCAGGCAGTAAAACAGAATGAGCACAATTCCAGCTTACGTTCTAAGCTGCGTACTTCTATTAAGACAGTACGTAAAGCAATTGAGGCTGGTGATAAAGCAACCGCTGCAAAAGTTTTCGCAGCAACCCAAGCTACTATCGACAAGATTGCTGACAAGAAGATTGCTCATAAAAATACTGCAGCACGTCAGAAGTCCCGTTTGTCTGCAGCTATCAAGGCAATGGCAGCGTAA
- the murJ gene encoding murein biosynthesis integral membrane protein MurJ, whose protein sequence is MNLLSAAAKVSSLTMISRITGLLRETLIARSFGASEWTDAFNVAFRLPNLLRRLFAEGAFSQAFVPILGEVSSQGGVKQSQILINAVATLLFWALLLTVILGVLAAPVLIMVIATGFDGGPAYEASVVMTRIMFPYIGLISMVSLSAGILNTFQRFAIPAFTPVLLNLSLIAGAIFLSPLLAQPIYGLACGVLLGGVLQLAIQIPALSRLGLLPRIALLPGAIVSAVRNPEARRVLRLMGPAVFAVSVAQISLIINTNIASRLPAGSVSWLSYADRLMEFPTALLGVALGTVLLPSLSKANAQNDLEHAGELLIWGLQLTFLLAAPCAIALFLFGQPIAAALYHYGKFNAVDVVMTQHALSAYGVGLIGLILVKILAPGFYSRQDIRTPVKIGLIVLVCTQLANLIFVPWLGHAGLALSVGVGACLNASLLWIGLSKRGALPSHPWGKYLAQLFFALIPFSLLLYYAAGAHDWIELRSAPWTRIGLLAGWLIAAGAVYFAALALVGIRWQKFLRHAK, encoded by the coding sequence ATGAACCTGCTTTCTGCTGCCGCCAAAGTCAGTTCCCTGACCATGATTTCCCGTATTACGGGACTCCTTAGAGAAACGCTGATTGCCCGTAGCTTTGGGGCTTCAGAGTGGACAGACGCCTTTAATGTGGCCTTCCGACTCCCTAATTTGCTGCGGCGCCTCTTTGCCGAGGGAGCCTTTTCCCAAGCATTTGTGCCGATTTTGGGGGAGGTCTCCAGCCAGGGGGGCGTTAAGCAATCCCAAATCCTGATCAATGCGGTGGCAACCCTCTTGTTTTGGGCCCTACTCCTAACGGTCATTTTGGGCGTTTTGGCTGCCCCAGTTCTCATTATGGTGATTGCAACGGGTTTTGATGGTGGTCCTGCCTATGAGGCAAGCGTCGTCATGACCCGCATCATGTTTCCCTATATCGGCTTGATATCGATGGTCTCACTCTCAGCGGGGATCCTCAACACCTTCCAGCGCTTCGCTATTCCGGCTTTTACTCCTGTTCTTCTCAATCTTTCTCTGATCGCTGGGGCGATTTTTCTCTCGCCGCTTCTGGCGCAACCCATTTATGGCCTCGCTTGCGGCGTTCTGTTGGGCGGTGTTCTGCAATTAGCAATTCAGATTCCAGCCCTATCTCGCTTGGGGCTCTTACCTCGCATCGCGCTCTTGCCCGGCGCAATTGTCAGTGCAGTTCGCAATCCCGAGGCTCGCCGAGTCCTCCGCCTGATGGGTCCTGCAGTCTTTGCGGTATCGGTAGCGCAAATCTCGCTCATTATCAATACCAATATCGCCTCTCGTTTGCCAGCTGGAAGTGTTTCCTGGTTGTCCTATGCAGATCGACTGATGGAGTTTCCCACGGCATTGCTGGGTGTTGCTCTCGGTACCGTTTTACTTCCCAGCCTCAGCAAAGCAAATGCGCAAAACGATTTAGAGCACGCTGGAGAATTGCTAATCTGGGGGCTGCAATTGACTTTCCTGTTGGCAGCGCCCTGCGCCATTGCCCTCTTTTTGTTTGGACAACCGATTGCGGCAGCGCTTTATCACTACGGCAAATTTAACGCGGTTGATGTGGTCATGACCCAGCATGCGCTGTCAGCTTACGGTGTTGGCCTCATCGGCCTCATCCTGGTCAAAATTTTGGCTCCTGGTTTTTATTCTCGCCAAGATATCCGCACACCCGTCAAGATTGGTCTGATCGTCTTGGTCTGCACTCAGCTAGCCAATCTTATTTTTGTTCCTTGGCTCGGTCATGCTGGCTTGGCACTTTCAGTGGGAGTGGGCGCTTGCCTCAACGCTAGCCTTTTATGGATAGGCCTGAGTAAGCGTGGCGCTTTACCATCTCATCCTTGGGGGAAATACTTGGCCCAATTATTTTTTGCGCTCATCCCCTTCTCCCTGCTGCTGTATTACGCAGCTGGAGCCCATGACTGGATTGAGCTACGCTCGGCGCCCTGGACCCGTATTGGCTTATTAGCAGGCTGGTTAATCGCCGCCGGCGCCGTTTACTTTGCCGCCCTGGCTTTAGTCGGAATTCGCTGGCAAAAATTTCTACGTCATGCAAAATAG
- a CDS encoding SirB1 family protein, giving the protein MPTQQLDYFASLVAEDEHLPLTEAAIAIAQHAYPDLDVQGVLDHIDQMAEKLKTRITPETSAIQRLQILKHYFYTELGFGPNPNDFYAPENSYLHQIIDNRRGIPISLAILMMELGNQIGLKIRGVSFPNHFMMRISLQQGEIIMDPLTGASLSKNELQEMLDPYLDAKGYRGELSLPLNIFLRASSPREILSRFLRNLKMIYSEHERWERLLGVQERLVILLPDSLEEIRDRGLIFAQLEYLRPALADMQRYLRESPEAEDATEIRDHIATLEGQTKLH; this is encoded by the coding sequence ATGCCAACTCAACAACTCGACTACTTCGCCTCCTTAGTTGCTGAGGACGAACACCTCCCCTTAACTGAAGCGGCCATCGCGATTGCCCAGCACGCCTACCCCGACCTGGATGTGCAAGGAGTACTTGATCATATTGATCAAATGGCAGAGAAACTCAAGACGCGTATTACGCCGGAAACTTCTGCGATTCAGCGTCTGCAGATTCTGAAACATTATTTTTATACCGAACTCGGTTTTGGTCCCAACCCAAACGATTTCTACGCGCCTGAAAATTCATATCTGCATCAGATTATTGATAACCGTCGTGGCATCCCCATTTCGCTTGCCATTCTGATGATGGAGTTAGGCAATCAAATTGGCTTGAAGATCCGCGGGGTTTCTTTTCCGAATCACTTCATGATGCGCATCTCTTTACAGCAAGGCGAGATCATCATGGATCCGCTTACTGGCGCCTCTCTCTCGAAAAATGAATTGCAAGAGATGCTTGACCCATACCTAGATGCCAAGGGTTACCGCGGTGAACTGAGCTTACCCTTGAATATCTTTTTGCGTGCCTCAAGCCCCAGAGAAATTCTGTCGCGCTTTTTGAGAAACCTGAAAATGATCTACTCCGAACATGAGCGCTGGGAACGCCTCCTCGGTGTTCAAGAGCGTCTAGTGATTTTGCTACCCGATTCATTGGAAGAAATTCGGGATCGCGGACTCATCTTTGCCCAACTGGAGTATTTGCGTCCAGCCTTAGCCGATATGCAGCGGTATTTGCGCGAATCACCCGAGGCAGAAGATGCGACTGAAATTCGGGATCACATTGCCACTCTCGAGGGCCAAACCAAGCTGCATTAA
- a CDS encoding VTT domain-containing protein yields the protein MQLGDLFLHIDRHLDLVIAQYGYWAYGFLFAIVFAETGLVVAPFLPGDSLLFIAGAYCATEHFNMGTLSIGLVLAAVLGNTVNYFIGRWIGHRVFSSQSRWIDQKALRKTHGFYEKHGGKTIVLARFLPIIRTFAPFIAGVSEMNFARFQLFNITGALLWVVILVVAGYFFGNIPVIRQNLNIIVLIGVGAAALPVILAGLYKIFKSKS from the coding sequence ATGCAATTGGGCGACCTGTTTTTACACATTGATCGCCACTTAGATTTAGTCATTGCGCAATATGGTTACTGGGCTTATGGCTTTTTGTTTGCTATCGTTTTTGCAGAAACGGGCTTAGTAGTTGCCCCCTTTCTACCAGGCGACTCTTTACTCTTTATTGCCGGCGCCTATTGTGCGACAGAGCATTTCAATATGGGTACGCTGTCGATTGGCTTGGTATTGGCTGCAGTATTGGGCAATACCGTGAACTATTTCATTGGGCGCTGGATTGGCCATCGGGTCTTTAGTAGTCAATCGCGTTGGATCGATCAAAAAGCTTTGCGTAAGACGCACGGCTTCTATGAAAAGCATGGCGGTAAGACGATTGTATTAGCCAGATTCTTGCCAATTATTCGGACCTTTGCACCATTCATTGCCGGCGTCTCGGAAATGAACTTCGCCCGCTTTCAATTGTTCAATATCACAGGTGCGCTATTGTGGGTAGTTATCTTGGTAGTGGCAGGATATTTTTTTGGAAACATTCCCGTGATTCGTCAGAACCTCAACATCATCGTTTTAATTGGGGTTGGTGCTGCTGCGCTGCCAGTAATTCTGGCTGGTCTCTATAAAATCTTTAAGTCCAAATCCTAA
- the miaA gene encoding tRNA (adenosine(37)-N6)-dimethylallyltransferase MiaA encodes MQTELHIQPEHSPVLCIVGPTGSGKTHLAMMLAEQAQSRGQALEIISMDSALVYRGLDIGSAKPTLAERAAVPHHLIDILDPTESYSAARFANDAKKLCTTIRERGNIPIIVGGTMLYWRAWAFGLSSLPPANPEIRARLDEEGKQFGWPAMHQKLSLIDPITAQRLEPNDSQRVQRALEVYEATGKSMSAWLADTPIEDGREGSDIPSWITLVSLEPSDRAKLHGLLEKRFDQMLKQGFIEEVEGLRQNPGLHADLPAIRSVGYRQAWEYLEGKITLEEMRYKALAATRQLGKRQLTWLRAIAGRKVFDSFSPIELASALDFCQDILQDLKQR; translated from the coding sequence ATGCAAACTGAACTTCACATTCAGCCCGAGCATTCACCAGTCTTATGTATTGTTGGTCCGACTGGCTCCGGCAAAACCCATCTAGCGATGATGCTAGCGGAACAGGCCCAATCTCGAGGGCAAGCTCTTGAAATCATCAGCATGGATTCTGCCTTGGTCTATCGCGGTCTTGATATCGGTAGCGCTAAGCCCACGCTCGCCGAACGAGCTGCAGTACCTCACCATCTGATTGATATTTTGGACCCAACTGAGTCCTATTCAGCTGCGCGCTTTGCAAACGATGCAAAAAAACTCTGCACTACTATTCGTGAGCGCGGCAACATTCCAATCATTGTTGGCGGCACTATGCTTTATTGGCGGGCATGGGCCTTTGGTCTCTCGAGCCTGCCTCCGGCCAACCCAGAGATTCGTGCTCGCCTTGATGAAGAAGGAAAACAATTCGGCTGGCCTGCAATGCATCAAAAACTATCCTTGATTGATCCCATCACAGCCCAACGCCTTGAGCCTAATGATTCACAACGCGTGCAACGTGCATTAGAGGTTTACGAGGCCACCGGTAAAAGCATGTCTGCATGGTTGGCTGATACGCCGATCGAAGATGGTCGCGAGGGCTCCGACATTCCCTCATGGATCACATTAGTTTCTCTAGAGCCAAGTGATCGCGCAAAACTCCACGGCTTACTCGAGAAGCGGTTCGATCAAATGCTCAAGCAGGGGTTTATAGAAGAGGTTGAAGGCTTACGACAAAATCCCGGACTTCATGCTGACTTACCAGCGATTCGCTCCGTCGGCTACCGACAGGCATGGGAGTATTTGGAAGGCAAAATAACTTTGGAAGAGATGCGCTACAAGGCCTTAGCAGCTACCAGACAACTTGGTAAACGTCAGCTTACGTGGCTTAGAGCGATCGCAGGACGCAAAGTGTTTGATTCTTTTAGTCCAATTGAGCTCGCATCCGCTCTGGACTTCTGCCAAGATATCCTACAAGACCTTAAACAACGATAG
- the purM gene encoding phosphoribosylformylglycinamidine cyclo-ligase, which yields MTSSSSPSFKGLSYRDAGVDIDAGDDLVDRIKPLAKKTMREGVLAGIGGFGALFEVPKRYQEPVLVSGTDGVGTKLRLAFEWNRHDTIGQDLVAMSVNDILVQGAEPLFFLDYFACGKLTVDTAATVVGGIAKGCELAGCALIGGETAEMPGMYPPGEYDLAGFAVGAVEKSKIINGSTIVPGDVVLAIASSGAHSNGYSLVRKIIERAGAKPSDDLGGLALGDVVMAPTEIYVKPLLKLIGELNVKGMAHITGGGLVDNVPRVLPENTQAVLHRDSWEMPALFRWLQMKGGVADAEMVRVFNCGIGMVVIVSPDQADTAIASLATQGLKAWVVGEVRELPPGAPQTIVV from the coding sequence ATGACTTCATCTAGTTCCCCATCCTTCAAAGGCCTTTCCTATCGTGATGCTGGCGTCGATATTGACGCTGGGGATGATTTAGTTGATCGGATTAAACCCTTAGCCAAAAAAACCATGCGCGAGGGTGTTTTGGCTGGAATTGGAGGCTTTGGGGCTTTATTTGAGGTGCCTAAGCGCTATCAGGAGCCTGTCTTGGTGTCTGGTACCGACGGAGTCGGGACTAAGCTTCGCTTGGCTTTTGAGTGGAATCGCCACGATACCATCGGTCAAGACTTGGTGGCGATGAGTGTCAATGACATTCTGGTCCAGGGCGCTGAACCCCTCTTTTTCTTGGATTATTTTGCCTGCGGCAAGTTGACAGTAGACACTGCCGCAACTGTAGTGGGTGGCATTGCTAAAGGATGTGAGCTAGCAGGTTGCGCACTCATTGGTGGTGAAACTGCGGAAATGCCAGGAATGTATCCCCCAGGTGAATATGATCTTGCGGGATTTGCGGTAGGTGCAGTTGAGAAATCCAAAATTATTAATGGCTCAACCATTGTCCCTGGCGATGTCGTGCTTGCGATCGCCTCTAGCGGCGCGCACTCTAATGGTTACTCATTGGTTCGAAAAATTATTGAGCGGGCCGGCGCAAAGCCAAGCGATGATCTTGGAGGTCTGGCTCTCGGCGATGTCGTAATGGCTCCAACCGAAATCTATGTCAAGCCTCTCTTGAAGTTAATTGGCGAGCTGAACGTTAAAGGTATGGCCCATATCACCGGTGGTGGTTTGGTGGATAACGTCCCTCGCGTGCTTCCGGAAAATACGCAAGCAGTCTTGCATCGGGATAGCTGGGAAATGCCCGCACTCTTTCGTTGGTTACAAATGAAGGGCGGCGTTGCCGACGCAGAAATGGTTCGGGTCTTTAACTGCGGCATTGGGATGGTGGTGATCGTTTCCCCTGATCAGGCTGATACTGCGATTGCTTCATTAGCAACCCAAGGGCTCAAAGCGTGGGTCGTGGGTGAAGTACGCGAACTTCCACCAGGTGCCCCACAAACTATCGTTGTTTAA
- a CDS encoding AI-2E family transporter, translating to MAEIFTPFLAAFILAYILRPVCTWLGRQRLPHPLAALISMVLGLIVLFSILALFGGLLKQEIPLIRSQAPDWIQNIQAWLEPKLIQFHIELDWGSLKTSATQKITQHLSDNADSLMSTTFDTVLMSGSSLATAFINSVLILFVMFYLLLDWNHFFQFLKKLIPVRAQATVQQLAIQADALLSQYLRGMFIVISIMATYYGCGLSLVGLNGAIPLGVFTALMIVIPYIGIALGFSLAVITTLLQFGVDIHMIGVLAVYGGGQMIEGFFLTPRLVGERIGLHPVAVLFALLFFGQLFGFFGVLLALPISAVTLVLVKFAWQRYQQSSWYQK from the coding sequence ATGGCTGAAATTTTTACTCCTTTTTTAGCAGCATTTATTCTTGCTTACATTCTGAGACCCGTTTGCACGTGGCTTGGACGGCAGCGCTTGCCTCACCCTCTTGCCGCCTTAATTTCTATGGTGCTGGGCTTAATCGTTCTGTTTTCCATTCTGGCCCTCTTTGGCGGCCTCCTAAAACAAGAAATCCCCCTCATCCGCTCGCAGGCACCCGACTGGATCCAGAATATCCAAGCCTGGCTTGAGCCTAAGCTGATTCAGTTCCATATTGAGCTCGATTGGGGCAGTTTAAAAACTTCAGCCACCCAAAAGATCACACAACATCTCAGCGACAACGCCGATAGTTTGATGAGCACAACGTTTGACACTGTATTAATGTCGGGTAGCTCCTTAGCCACTGCCTTTATTAATTCAGTGCTCATTCTCTTTGTAATGTTTTACTTGCTACTCGACTGGAATCATTTTTTTCAGTTTCTCAAAAAGTTAATTCCTGTAAGGGCGCAAGCAACCGTTCAACAACTGGCAATCCAAGCGGATGCTCTCTTATCCCAATATCTCAGAGGGATGTTCATTGTTATTTCGATCATGGCCACCTACTATGGCTGCGGTCTCTCTTTGGTCGGGCTCAATGGTGCAATTCCATTAGGTGTATTTACTGCGCTAATGATTGTCATTCCCTATATTGGCATTGCTTTAGGTTTTAGCTTGGCGGTCATCACAACCTTATTGCAATTCGGTGTCGATATTCACATGATCGGCGTCCTGGCTGTTTACGGTGGCGGTCAAATGATTGAGGGCTTTTTTCTTACGCCACGCCTAGTGGGAGAGCGGATTGGACTTCACCCAGTAGCAGTGTTATTTGCCTTGTTATTTTTTGGGCAATTATTTGGTTTCTTCGGCGTATTACTCGCACTACCCATTAGCGCAGTGACATTGGTTCTCGTCAAATTTGCTTGGCAACGCTATCAACAGAGCTCTTGGTATCAGAAATAG
- the hda gene encoding DnaA regulatory inactivator Hda: MNKTPLPRQFALDLSHTPPASLNNYLPGKDLALVDALRKCISRWQDPEHNHNTNALDQRWIYWWGPQGSGRSHLLKAISNAAADLGLAYFSLTPNEPISWVNLEEKIVSLSQDTRPSVITVDDVDQLDDRQVAALFRILNSVQASQEIYIFMAGSAAPNHLHLREDLRTRLGWGLIFQTQLLDDDEKIQALETAARDRGLMLSPEVLPWLLNRFYRDMPNLMALLDALDAYSLETKRAVTLPLVRELLQSGKNTA; encoded by the coding sequence ATGAATAAGACCCCTCTACCAAGACAATTTGCTCTCGATCTCAGCCACACCCCTCCCGCAAGTCTGAACAATTATTTACCTGGCAAAGACTTGGCTTTGGTGGATGCCCTTCGTAAATGCATTAGTCGCTGGCAAGATCCTGAGCATAATCACAATACCAACGCCCTTGATCAACGCTGGATTTATTGGTGGGGGCCACAAGGCTCAGGACGCTCCCATTTATTAAAAGCCATTAGCAATGCCGCAGCAGACTTAGGGCTAGCGTATTTTTCACTAACCCCCAATGAACCAATTTCCTGGGTCAATCTGGAAGAAAAAATAGTCAGCCTGAGCCAAGATACACGGCCCTCTGTTATCACCGTAGATGATGTGGATCAACTCGATGATCGTCAGGTTGCCGCCCTATTCAGAATTTTGAATAGTGTTCAAGCGAGCCAAGAAATCTATATATTTATGGCCGGTAGTGCTGCCCCTAATCATTTGCATTTACGCGAGGACCTACGCACTCGACTGGGCTGGGGTTTGATCTTTCAGACCCAATTACTCGATGATGATGAGAAAATACAGGCACTTGAGACTGCAGCACGTGACCGTGGCTTAATGCTTTCTCCCGAAGTCTTGCCTTGGTTATTGAATCGGTTTTATCGAGATATGCCAAACTTAATGGCTCTGTTAGATGCTTTAGATGCCTATTCACTGGAAACAAAACGGGCTGTGACACTTCCGCTAGTGCGGGAACTTTTACAGTCAGGAAAAAATACTGCATGA
- a CDS encoding HAD family phosphatase, translated as MTQLALFDLDHTLLPCDSDYEWGQFLARIGVVDSQYYAEQNERFYQDYKEGKLDIDRFLRFALKPLSEHSRAQLKAWHDAFMDEVITGKLRQAALDLVKSHQDAGDICCVVTATNSFVTRPIVERFGIKHLVATEPATLGNQADAIFTGAVYGIPSFREGKILKVNEWLQSQQLSLDQIKKSYFYSDSINDLPLLEKVTHPVATNPDDRLRQEASKRNWPILDLFTER; from the coding sequence ATGACCCAATTAGCGCTTTTTGATCTTGATCACACACTATTACCCTGCGATAGCGATTACGAGTGGGGGCAATTTTTAGCCCGCATTGGGGTGGTTGATAGCCAATACTATGCCGAGCAAAATGAACGCTTCTATCAAGACTATAAAGAGGGTAAGTTAGATATTGATCGCTTCTTACGCTTTGCGCTTAAACCCTTGTCAGAACACTCTCGTGCCCAACTCAAAGCATGGCACGATGCGTTTATGGATGAAGTCATTACCGGCAAATTAAGACAAGCAGCACTCGATTTGGTAAAGAGCCATCAAGATGCCGGGGATATCTGTTGTGTTGTGACAGCCACTAATAGCTTTGTCACGCGACCCATCGTCGAGCGATTTGGTATCAAACATCTCGTAGCCACTGAGCCAGCGACCTTAGGCAATCAAGCTGATGCGATATTTACTGGCGCAGTCTATGGCATTCCTAGTTTTCGTGAGGGGAAGATTCTTAAGGTGAATGAATGGCTTCAGAGCCAGCAGCTTTCTCTAGATCAGATCAAGAAAAGTTATTTTTATTCAGATTCCATCAATGACTTGCCACTCCTAGAAAAAGTGACGCATCCAGTAGCAACGAACCCAGATGACCGTTTGCGTCAAGAAGCGAGTAAACGGAATTGGCCTATCCTCGATTTATTTACTGAGCGATGA
- the pcnB gene encoding polynucleotide adenylyltransferase PcnB translates to MITKFIKRIMRRDPMERGAHIGPAHAPKRIPKKTHRIDPHLLSKNAVKVTHTLQQAGYEAFIVGGAVRDLALGIGPKDFDVATNATPDQVQRLFRKARLIGRRFQIVHVTFFGKAHPEIIEVSTFRALLDNAGDHVAESGRILRDNVWGSQGEDAARRDFTINAMYYDPATETVLDYHGGMADMQKKTLRMIGDPAKRYREDPIRMLRAIRFAAKTGFTLDSATAAPIAELSALIHDVPAARLFDEILKLLMSGYSWAAIQGLREAGLHHGLLPLLDHILDSKESSKTANDFVKLALANTDQRIQSGKSVSAGFLFATLLWPELLKNWQNNIASGMSNIPALHAAMDDTIAAQSSGMTIQRRFESDMREIWSMQPRFEKRVGRYPFRLIESPRFRAGYDFMLLRCATGEQKASLGEWWTSFIDADPAGQEALMVSAKNEVGTSTGSPSGAKRRRRRKPKSTLPTDSGAGSAEI, encoded by the coding sequence ATGATTACTAAATTCATTAAACGGATCATGCGTCGCGACCCTATGGAACGCGGTGCGCACATAGGCCCTGCACATGCGCCCAAAAGGATCCCCAAAAAAACCCATCGTATTGATCCCCATTTACTTTCAAAAAATGCCGTCAAAGTCACTCATACACTGCAACAAGCAGGCTATGAGGCCTTTATTGTTGGGGGTGCAGTTCGCGATCTGGCTCTGGGTATCGGACCTAAAGATTTTGATGTAGCCACCAATGCCACCCCAGACCAAGTCCAGAGATTGTTTCGTAAAGCACGCTTAATAGGCAGACGCTTTCAGATCGTCCATGTGACTTTTTTTGGCAAGGCTCATCCAGAAATTATTGAGGTCTCGACCTTTCGTGCCCTGCTTGATAACGCTGGTGACCACGTCGCTGAGAGTGGCCGCATTTTGCGAGACAACGTATGGGGCTCCCAAGGTGAAGACGCAGCTCGCCGCGATTTCACAATCAACGCCATGTATTACGACCCCGCTACCGAAACCGTGCTCGATTACCACGGCGGTATGGCTGATATGCAAAAGAAAACCTTGCGCATGATCGGGGATCCTGCCAAACGCTATCGCGAAGACCCGATTCGAATGTTACGTGCCATTCGGTTTGCAGCAAAAACGGGTTTTACTTTAGATTCTGCAACTGCGGCGCCCATCGCTGAATTAAGCGCATTAATTCATGATGTTCCTGCAGCGCGTCTGTTTGATGAAATTCTCAAACTTCTCATGTCTGGTTATTCCTGGGCAGCCATTCAAGGTCTGCGTGAAGCAGGACTTCATCATGGCCTATTACCGCTACTCGATCATATTCTCGATAGTAAAGAGAGCTCCAAGACCGCTAATGATTTTGTCAAACTGGCTTTAGCCAATACTGATCAACGGATTCAATCAGGGAAAAGTGTTTCAGCAGGCTTTCTCTTTGCCACTTTGCTATGGCCTGAGTTGTTGAAGAATTGGCAAAACAATATCGCTAGTGGGATGTCGAATATTCCCGCGCTACATGCTGCGATGGATGACACCATTGCCGCCCAGAGTAGCGGCATGACCATTCAACGTCGCTTTGAGAGTGATATGCGAGAGATTTGGTCTATGCAGCCCCGCTTTGAAAAACGGGTGGGACGCTACCCCTTCCGCTTAATCGAATCCCCTCGCTTCAGGGCGGGATATGACTTTATGTTGCTACGGTGTGCCACCGGGGAACAAAAAGCCTCTTTAGGTGAGTGGTGGACTAGCTTTATCGATGCCGACCCCGCAGGACAAGAAGCCTTGATGGTTTCAGCTAAAAATGAGGTGGGCACCTCGACTGGCTCGCCCTCCGGAGCCAAAAGACGCCGTCGCAGAAAACCCAAAAGCACTTTACCAACGGATAGTGGGGCAGGTTCAGCAGAAATATAA